In ANME-2 cluster archaeon, a single genomic region encodes these proteins:
- a CDS encoding AAA family ATPase encodes MIDFRLIKITLFNFACYYGENTLDFTNVSDKNIFLFNVQNGFGKTTLFHAIKWGFYGEAIEYFKDSDKIDIKDFLNDRLDPSKDMCSVEITFEYGNDIYTLKRKYQPGVKQSSELYLSKGAEDILDVDEAQEMLEHIIPQNFADFFMFDGEQLSRFMTAQKNIEQNYRDSILQLLGLKQIQILKDHLSKLEKRYDKELTQQTSTNKEVEKKKKIIEAIITSIKNEDTKIEKHEKSIENNNNYIEKLEEQRTRYANLPKVMEDLDKINEAINKKGKKESEIESKLSSNSSNFFIKFIVRDLKRYIDENNSRISDLQEVCGLSDMQADTQSAKEDILKKSIPICEVCGHKLSDSEKSELKKEQERIRESLKLFEQNKKERDNLKDENQQFVTSLSLLDICDFELEMDNLDEVKNKIDDLEKDKKKLKKESQREEFGDFAKINRQISSLEEENTTNRDKIKIAKGRIKSFKKKKEDITRDIKRLGHDDSNTYRITRNIDYLSKLSRQLDEALEIGTESKRHQILKKSNELFNKITNKPDEYSGIGFEDEESYAFIIKTKDNNSVKNPSKGEKQVLAMSFLLGLNQFTGRNNVILMDTPVASLDDVHSAGIGRALANLDNQVIFLAQPQELAGDIYKNMKASVAKEFTVERKEYISSFKEV; translated from the coding sequence ATGATCGATTTCAGATTAATCAAGATAACCTTGTTCAACTTTGCCTGTTATTATGGTGAGAACACATTGGATTTTACCAATGTATCAGATAAGAACATTTTTTTGTTCAATGTCCAAAATGGTTTTGGGAAGACAACTTTATTTCATGCGATCAAGTGGGGTTTTTATGGTGAGGCTATAGAGTATTTTAAAGACTCCGACAAGATAGATATTAAAGATTTTCTTAATGACCGGCTGGACCCATCTAAAGATATGTGTTCTGTGGAGATTACATTCGAATATGGAAACGATATCTATACCCTTAAAAGGAAATATCAACCCGGTGTTAAACAATCATCTGAACTTTACTTATCCAAAGGCGCGGAGGATATCCTTGATGTCGACGAAGCTCAAGAGATGTTAGAGCACATAATCCCACAAAATTTTGCTGATTTCTTCATGTTCGATGGTGAGCAGCTCAGCCGATTTATGACCGCACAAAAGAACATCGAGCAGAACTATAGAGATAGCATTCTACAGTTATTAGGTCTGAAACAGATACAAATACTAAAAGACCATCTATCAAAACTTGAAAAGAGATACGATAAAGAGCTGACCCAGCAAACTTCAACTAACAAAGAAGTAGAGAAAAAGAAAAAAATAATAGAGGCCATCATCACAAGCATAAAAAATGAAGATACAAAAATAGAAAAACATGAAAAGTCCATCGAAAATAACAATAATTACATCGAGAAACTCGAAGAACAACGAACTCGGTATGCAAACTTACCTAAGGTTATGGAAGACTTAGATAAAATAAATGAAGCCATTAATAAAAAAGGCAAAAAGGAATCTGAGATAGAAAGTAAATTATCATCAAATTCTAGTAATTTTTTCATAAAATTCATCGTGAGGGATTTAAAGAGGTACATCGATGAGAACAATAGCAGGATTAGTGATCTTCAAGAAGTTTGTGGATTAAGTGACATGCAAGCAGATACCCAGTCTGCTAAAGAAGACATACTAAAGAAAAGTATTCCTATATGTGAAGTATGCGGTCACAAATTGAGCGATTCAGAAAAATCAGAGCTGAAAAAGGAACAAGAAAGAATAAGAGAATCTTTAAAATTATTTGAACAAAACAAAAAGGAACGTGATAATCTCAAAGATGAGAACCAACAGTTCGTGACTTCCTTAAGTTTATTGGACATATGCGATTTTGAGTTGGAGATGGATAACTTAGATGAGGTGAAAAACAAAATTGATGACTTGGAAAAAGATAAAAAGAAATTGAAAAAAGAAAGTCAAAGAGAAGAATTTGGCGATTTTGCTAAAATCAATAGACAAATAAGTTCATTAGAAGAAGAAAACACAACGAATAGGGATAAAATAAAGATAGCTAAAGGCAGAATCAAATCATTTAAAAAAAAGAAAGAAGATATTACACGAGATATAAAAAGACTTGGTCATGATGACAGTAATACCTATAGAATAACTAGGAATATAGATTACCTCTCTAAATTGAGTAGGCAGCTAGATGAGGCATTGGAAATAGGGACGGAATCAAAGAGACATCAAATCCTAAAGAAATCAAATGAACTTTTCAATAAGATTACCAATAAACCTGATGAATACAGTGGGATTGGTTTCGAAGATGAAGAGAGTTACGCTTTCATTATCAAAACAAAGGACAATAATTCTGTAAAAAATCCTTCTAAAGGTGAAAAACAAGTACTTGCAATGAGCTTCTTGCTTGGCTTGAACCAATTTACTGGAAGAAACAATGTGATATTGATGGACACTCCTGTTGCGAGTTTGGATGATGTACATAGTGCAGGTATCGGAAGAGCTCTAGCAAATCTTGATAATCAAGTAATATTTTTAGCTCAACCCCAAGAACTTGCTGGCGATATTTACAAAAATATGAAAGCATCAGTAGCAAAAGAGTTCACCGTTGAAAGGAAAGAGTATATATCTAGTTTCAAAGAGGTGTGA
- a CDS encoding DNA cytosine methyltransferase, whose amino-acid sequence MEYITIHIGGSVIKKRLIVADLFCGAGGFSEGFRQAGFKIVFALDYWGPARETHKLNHPNCKHIGIDCYEDNDGDILNIKVTDVDLIVPDVDVIIGSPPCVSFSSSNCAGKADKTHGIRLINKYLQIIAIKKHKPDSILKYWLLENVPNSKKELQEKYTFRELELTNEILESFGIQKKETDLALKLDISDDNIYNAADYGIPQRRKRLVVGNYPRPNPTHKKDEWVKLKTVIDAFKSEVITDPNYAFSINREELTDHFYDTSIHKYNWLQARDRKQQARYYGKMAFPEDTSSPSRTVMAMRTTSSREALIFGENAHGSYRSPTIREIASLMSFPITYLFQGKSEGIKYKLIGNAVCPKLAYVFAKEILKKVKIEVKQDFNPNSDKSKLKFDLTGWDSRKKQQNKHERANFVEIVPDMKYKNFRVELDNNRPRYTDGLIRWSATIHHATGKKNMKAAEPLKENVLTMLYQFKDREKINFFIKANEEVFDKKIPCADVFQSKYCLVEPNKNLFTPRDALENVKMLVDLFFPRDEYEDISLSNMNNEEDGRIIKFDPYDIPYENIPIRIVAALYSVIHIVELTKRIKNSYD is encoded by the coding sequence ATTGAGTATATTACAATCCATATAGGGGGATCCGTCATAAAAAAGAGACTAATAGTAGCTGATTTATTCTGTGGTGCAGGGGGATTCTCAGAAGGATTTAGACAAGCAGGATTTAAGATAGTCTTTGCTTTAGATTATTGGGGTCCTGCAAGAGAAACACACAAACTGAACCACCCTAACTGTAAACACATAGGCATTGATTGCTATGAAGACAACGATGGAGATATACTCAACATCAAAGTAACCGATGTTGATTTAATCGTCCCTGATGTTGATGTGATTATCGGTTCCCCACCCTGTGTTTCATTTTCTTCCTCGAACTGCGCTGGAAAAGCAGATAAAACGCATGGAATTCGTCTTATTAACAAATATCTTCAAATAATCGCAATTAAAAAGCATAAACCGGATTCAATTCTAAAATATTGGTTGCTAGAAAATGTTCCCAACTCTAAGAAAGAGCTTCAAGAGAAATACACGTTCCGAGAATTAGAACTGACAAATGAAATCCTTGAATCCTTCGGTATCCAGAAAAAGGAGACCGATCTTGCCTTAAAATTGGATATTTCTGACGACAACATCTATAACGCTGCAGATTATGGTATTCCACAAAGAAGAAAACGACTCGTTGTTGGTAATTATCCCCGACCGAATCCCACTCATAAAAAAGACGAATGGGTCAAATTAAAAACAGTAATCGATGCATTCAAGAGCGAAGTTATCACTGATCCCAACTATGCTTTTTCTATCAATAGAGAAGAATTGACCGACCATTTTTACGATACCTCTATCCATAAGTATAATTGGTTGCAGGCTCGAGATCGAAAACAACAAGCCAGATATTATGGAAAGATGGCTTTCCCTGAAGATACATCTTCGCCCAGCAGAACGGTTATGGCTATGAGAACGACCTCATCAAGAGAAGCACTGATATTTGGGGAAAATGCTCACGGCAGTTACCGCTCCCCAACCATAAGAGAGATTGCAAGCCTCATGTCATTCCCAATAACATATTTGTTCCAAGGGAAGAGCGAAGGCATAAAGTACAAACTTATTGGTAATGCAGTCTGTCCTAAGCTTGCATATGTATTCGCGAAAGAGATACTAAAAAAAGTAAAGATCGAAGTCAAACAAGACTTTAATCCCAATTCTGACAAGAGTAAATTAAAGTTCGACCTAACTGGTTGGGATTCCCGTAAGAAACAACAGAACAAACATGAAAGAGCCAATTTCGTTGAAATCGTTCCCGACATGAAGTATAAGAACTTTAGGGTAGAGTTGGATAACAATAGACCTAGATACACAGATGGTCTTATAAGGTGGTCGGCAACTATACATCATGCAACAGGTAAAAAAAATATGAAGGCGGCAGAACCATTAAAAGAGAATGTGCTCACTATGCTATATCAATTTAAAGATAGAGAAAAAATAAATTTTTTCATCAAGGCAAATGAAGAGGTCTTTGATAAAAAAATACCATGTGCAGATGTATTCCAATCAAAATATTGTTTAGTAGAACCAAACAAAAATCTCTTCACGCCAAGGGATGCCCTTGAAAATGTCAAAATGCTTGTCGATTTGTTCTTTCCGAGGGACGAATATGAAGACATATCATTGTCTAATATGAACAATGAAGAGGATGGAAGAATAATTAAGTTCGATCCTTATGACATTCCCTATGAGAACATACCAATTCGGATTGTAGCAGCGTTGTACTCTGTGATACACATCGTAGAACTAACAAAGAGAATCAAAAATAGTTATGATTAA